A stretch of Candidatus Bathyarchaeota archaeon DNA encodes these proteins:
- a CDS encoding type II toxin-antitoxin system VapC family toxin: MGFEATVDVGIVVLAHFKNPARRYAAQLLLDALTLKRRILIPVSTYLGAYVIMTRYLKLRRDRVAKALLRTLSLESPAFYEKLNKTAAEKALASASELNLSSWDCYLIELAKELEINKIYTIDEELKKKVKDIEIENPIPQNVIREYHQYIKEKII; the protein is encoded by the coding sequence TTGGGGTTTGAGGCTACTGTCGACGTAGGCATCGTAGTTCTAGCCCACTTCAAAAACCCAGCCCGAAGGTATGCAGCCCAGCTGCTGCTGGATGCCCTGACCCTTAAAAGGCGCATCTTGATCCCTGTGAGCACATACCTAGGAGCCTACGTGATAATGACGAGATACCTGAAGCTTAGAAGGGACCGTGTGGCGAAAGCCCTGCTAAGGACCCTCTCTCTAGAATCCCCGGCGTTCTATGAAAAACTCAATAAAACTGCCGCTGAAAAGGCTTTAGCCTCAGCTTCAGAACTCAACTTATCTTCATGGGACTGCTACCTAATAGAGCTAGCTAAGGAGCTTGAAATCAACAAAATATACACAATAGATGAAGAATTAAAAAAGAAAGTTAAAGATATTGAAATTGAAAACCCCATCCCACAAAACGTCATAAGAGAATATCACCAATACATAAAAGAAAAAATCATTTAA